In Saccharolobus solfataricus, a genomic segment contains:
- a CDS encoding 3-hydroxyacyl-CoA dehydrogenase family protein: MFIHMKSINKVAVIGAGVIGVGWTTLLLAKGYKVNLYTEKKETLEKALAKVSAYLVNLKNLGMINEEPESYITNLTGITKIDDAIHNVDFVIEAIIEDYTAKKNLFKLLDTQLPQDIIIASSTSGLLMTEIQKAMIRHPERGVIAHPWNPPHLLPLVEIVPGEKTSKETVDLTREFMEKLDRVVVLLRKEVPGFIGNRLAFALFREAVNLVDEGVATVEDIDKVMTAAIGLRWAFMGPFLTYHLGGGEGGIEYFFSKGFGYGANEWMHTLAKWDKFPYTAVKKVLEQMKEYEFIKGKSFQDLSRWRDEKLVTIYKAVYKEKCNS; encoded by the coding sequence ATGTTTATACATATGAAATCAATTAATAAGGTAGCCGTAATAGGAGCCGGGGTAATAGGCGTAGGGTGGACCACTCTTTTACTAGCGAAAGGTTATAAAGTAAATTTGTATACGGAAAAGAAAGAAACCTTAGAAAAAGCTTTAGCAAAAGTATCAGCTTATTTAGTTAATCTGAAAAATCTTGGAATGATAAATGAAGAACCAGAATCCTACATAACAAATCTAACTGGAATCACGAAAATTGATGACGCAATCCATAATGTGGATTTTGTAATAGAAGCTATAATTGAGGATTATACTGCTAAGAAGAATTTATTCAAACTACTTGATACTCAATTGCCTCAAGACATAATAATTGCGAGTAGCACTTCTGGTTTATTAATGACTGAAATCCAAAAAGCTATGATAAGACATCCAGAAAGAGGAGTAATTGCTCATCCGTGGAATCCCCCACATCTATTGCCTTTAGTTGAAATAGTACCGGGCGAGAAAACGTCAAAGGAGACAGTAGATTTGACTAGAGAATTTATGGAAAAGTTAGATAGGGTAGTAGTGCTACTGAGGAAGGAAGTCCCCGGGTTTATAGGAAATAGATTGGCCTTCGCTTTATTTAGAGAAGCGGTGAATTTAGTTGATGAAGGAGTAGCCACAGTTGAAGATATAGATAAAGTAATGACAGCTGCCATAGGTCTAAGATGGGCATTTATGGGGCCATTCTTAACTTATCATTTAGGTGGAGGTGAAGGAGGAATCGAATACTTCTTTAGTAAAGGATTCGGATATGGTGCAAATGAATGGATGCACACTTTGGCAAAGTGGGACAAATTCCCATATACTGCGGTCAAAAAGGTATTGGAGCAAATGAAAGAATACGAATTTATAAAAGGAAAGAGCTTTCAAGATCTATCTAGATGGAGAGACGAGAAGCTAGTAACAATTTATAAGGCAGTATATAAGGAAAAATGTAATTCATAA
- a CDS encoding membrane protein — MANKLYEALKYVVKYELKSSIRRYIVLGAFDGILLTLSILLAGVISHIGLTSISLSIYSGIIATAISSTWNALVVELGEKKTELEKIEKQVLKSLKGTIYDYSARIAAALAAIAHGISPFLGLLVLYAYEYSHSTMLSLGVGISSLAVLGLLYGEGIKAKISTMVQLIVAGIITALITLLVIK, encoded by the coding sequence GTGGCAAATAAGTTATATGAAGCGTTAAAATACGTGGTAAAATATGAATTAAAATCTTCGATTAGACGCTATATAGTGTTAGGTGCATTCGATGGTATTTTATTGACCTTATCGATTTTGTTGGCAGGCGTGATCTCACATATTGGCCTAACCAGTATTTCCTTATCGATATATAGTGGGATAATAGCTACTGCAATTTCATCCACATGGAATGCGCTAGTAGTAGAGCTGGGGGAGAAAAAAACTGAATTAGAGAAAATAGAAAAGCAAGTTCTAAAGAGTCTAAAAGGTACTATATATGACTATAGTGCAAGGATAGCTGCAGCCTTAGCTGCTATTGCCCATGGCATTTCTCCATTCTTAGGCTTGCTAGTACTTTACGCATATGAATATTCTCATAGTACTATGCTATCCTTAGGTGTAGGGATATCAAGTTTAGCAGTTTTAGGGTTGCTTTATGGTGAGGGAATTAAAGCTAAGATTAGCACAATGGTTCAGCTAATAGTAGCGGGAATTATTACTGCTTTAATTACACTGCTAGTTATAAAATAA
- a CDS encoding cupin domain-containing protein, which translates to MEVLKRVDKQDVLKGEVEELVKQIEQDDLKVVTFMEYTNPPEKVKPKLIKFEKVLPLLERIAESGKIQNGVAKIMFFSPSTCRNRGLTPTMMAGFQLIKPGIATKPHSHNMASIYLVFRGRGYSVIGKEKIEWKAGDVFVVPANEIHYHVNTGDDDCILFDVTDSGLLESLGILEFRE; encoded by the coding sequence ATGGAAGTTTTAAAAAGAGTTGACAAACAAGATGTATTAAAAGGAGAAGTAGAAGAATTAGTGAAACAAATTGAACAAGATGATCTAAAAGTAGTAACTTTTATGGAGTACACTAATCCCCCTGAGAAGGTTAAACCAAAATTAATAAAATTTGAGAAAGTGTTGCCTCTATTAGAGAGAATTGCAGAGTCTGGGAAGATACAGAATGGTGTAGCGAAAATAATGTTCTTCTCCCCTTCAACTTGCAGAAATAGGGGACTAACGCCTACGATGATGGCAGGGTTCCAGTTAATTAAACCTGGAATTGCGACTAAACCCCATTCTCATAATATGGCGTCAATATATCTTGTTTTTAGGGGTCGAGGATACTCGGTTATCGGAAAGGAGAAGATAGAGTGGAAGGCAGGTGATGTTTTCGTAGTGCCCGCAAATGAAATTCATTACCATGTAAATACTGGAGACGATGATTGTATTCTATTTGATGTAACGGATTCTGGTTTACTTGAGAGTTTAGGAATCTTAGAATTTAGAGAGTAA
- the lysX gene encoding lysine biosynthesis protein LysX — MKIALVVDIIRQEEKLIIKALNERQIDYDVINVGQEPIPFNKALSKYDVGIIRPVSMYRALYSSAILEAAGVHTINSTDAIGTCGDKILTYSKLFKHGIPIPDSIIAASPDAAMKAYEQMGFPLIDKPPIGSWGRMVSLIRDVYEGKTIIEHREMLNNSALKVHIIQEYIKYKERDIRCIVIGDELLGCYARNIPPNEWRANVALGGNPTPIQLDDNIRELAVKSVKLVKGEFVSIDILEHKSKGYVINELNDVPEFKGFMLATGINVAEKLVDHIVKTYRA, encoded by the coding sequence TTGAAGATAGCCTTAGTAGTAGATATAATTAGACAAGAGGAGAAGTTAATAATAAAGGCATTAAATGAAAGACAAATAGACTATGACGTAATTAACGTAGGCCAAGAACCTATCCCATTCAATAAAGCACTAAGCAAGTACGATGTTGGTATAATCAGACCAGTAAGTATGTATAGGGCTCTTTACTCATCTGCGATACTAGAGGCCGCCGGTGTACATACGATAAATTCAACAGACGCTATTGGCACTTGCGGAGATAAGATACTTACATATTCTAAACTATTTAAACATGGAATTCCAATACCGGACTCAATAATAGCAGCATCTCCAGATGCAGCTATGAAAGCATATGAGCAAATGGGATTCCCACTGATAGATAAACCGCCTATCGGAAGTTGGGGAAGGATGGTATCTTTGATAAGAGATGTATATGAGGGAAAGACAATTATAGAGCATAGAGAAATGCTTAATAATTCAGCGCTAAAAGTACATATTATTCAAGAATATATCAAATACAAAGAAAGAGATATAAGATGTATAGTAATAGGTGATGAGCTATTGGGATGCTATGCAAGAAATATTCCACCTAATGAGTGGAGAGCAAATGTAGCATTGGGAGGAAATCCTACACCTATTCAGTTAGATGATAACATAAGAGAATTAGCTGTAAAGTCTGTAAAGTTAGTAAAAGGCGAATTCGTATCTATAGACATATTAGAGCACAAATCAAAAGGATATGTTATAAATGAGCTAAATGATGTTCCAGAATTTAAAGGATTTATGCTAGCTACTGGTATCAATGTTGCCGAAAAGCTAGTAGATCACATCGTTAAGACCTACCGAGCTTAG
- a CDS encoding haloacid dehalogenase: MLVEKIKGYLNSISGVLQERFENRERVLMLARELIRYCGETISLSHKGKKEEALKKYQIAISKVSEIQKIIDSFPELLYGDVGTAYQELAEASIVISLYFDVELKLSKELGIPDIYYISGIADAIGEMRRRVLELLKKNKIDEAENTYNIMEELYELLWSFEYPKSLVPGLRQKIDTIRRLLEETNHDIFLAKLGRS; the protein is encoded by the coding sequence ATGCTTGTTGAGAAAATTAAAGGTTATCTTAATTCAATTAGTGGTGTACTTCAAGAAAGATTTGAGAATAGAGAAAGAGTATTGATGCTAGCTAGAGAATTAATAAGATATTGCGGGGAGACAATTTCATTATCTCACAAGGGTAAAAAAGAAGAGGCATTAAAAAAGTATCAGATTGCAATTTCTAAAGTATCTGAAATTCAAAAGATTATAGATAGTTTCCCAGAACTTTTATATGGCGATGTAGGAACTGCGTATCAAGAACTAGCTGAGGCTTCTATAGTGATTTCATTGTACTTTGATGTTGAGTTAAAGCTCTCTAAGGAACTCGGTATTCCAGACATATACTATATAAGTGGAATAGCAGACGCGATAGGTGAGATGAGAAGAAGAGTATTGGAGTTACTTAAGAAAAATAAAATAGATGAAGCCGAAAATACATATAATATAATGGAAGAGTTATATGAACTTCTATGGAGTTTCGAGTACCCTAAATCCTTGGTCCCTGGACTAAGACAAAAGATTGATACCATAAGAAGACTATTAGAGGAGACTAATCACGATATTTTTCTGGCTAAGCTCGGTAGGTCTTAA
- a CDS encoding DUF309 domain-containing protein, with protein sequence MLGRVLLFYKKGIFNDDLKKFLRSKNINVIDVRIGKYVEVDIMDDPRKVISLIGEPLFMVTEISGTFKPLFYEMRFWECHEIIEEKWREVKNKDDKKFLQAIILLCASLIKYLKGEIEVSDMLMEKALSLISDLPQELLPLLYISLGLNT encoded by the coding sequence ATGTTGGGTAGGGTTTTATTATTCTATAAGAAGGGAATATTTAACGATGATCTAAAGAAATTTCTAAGGAGTAAAAACATCAATGTAATAGACGTTAGGATAGGGAAATATGTTGAAGTAGATATAATGGACGATCCTAGAAAGGTTATATCCTTAATTGGCGAACCATTATTTATGGTTACCGAGATCAGTGGTACATTTAAACCGTTATTTTATGAAATGAGATTTTGGGAATGTCATGAGATTATAGAGGAAAAATGGAGAGAGGTAAAAAATAAGGACGACAAAAAATTTTTGCAAGCAATAATTTTGCTCTGTGCCTCTTTAATTAAGTATCTAAAAGGGGAAATTGAGGTTTCTGATATGTTGATGGAAAAAGCCTTATCTCTTATATCCGATCTTCCTCAAGAACTCCTTCCTCTCTTGTATATCAGCCTCGGACTCAACACCTAA
- the carB gene encoding carbamoyl-phosphate synthase (glutamine-hydrolyzing) large subunit has translation MRETPKKVLVIGSGPIKIAEAAEFDYSGSQALKALKEEGIETVLVNSNVATVQTSKKFADKLYMLPVVWWAVEKVIEKERPDGIMIGFGGQTALNVGVDLHKKGVLQKYNVKVLGTQIDGIEKALSREKFRETMIENNLPVPPSLSARSEEEAIKNAKIVGYPVMVRVSFNLGGRGSMVAWTEEDLKKNIRRALSQSYIGEVLLEKYLYHWIELEYEVMRDKKGNSAVIACIENLDPMGVHTGESTVVAPCQTLDNLEYQNMRTYTIEVARSINLIGECNVQFALNPRGYEYYIIETNPRMSRSSALASKATGYPLAYVSAKLALGYELHEVINKVSGRTCACFEPSLDYIVTKIPRWDLSKFENVDQSLATEMMSVGEVMSIGRSFEESLQKAIRMLDIGEPGVVGGKVYESNMSKEEALKYLKERRPYWFLYAAKAFKEGATINEVYEVTGINEFFLNKIKGLVDFYETLRKLKEIDKETLKLAKKLGFSDEQISKALNKSTEYVRKIRYETNTIPVVKLIDTLAGEWPAVTNYMYLTYNGTEDDIEFSQGNKLLIIGAGGFRIGVSVEFDWSVVSLMEAGSKYFDEVAVLNYNPETVSTDWDIARKLYFDEISVERVLDLIKKEKFRYVATFSGGQIGNSIAKELEENGVRLLGTSGSSVDIAENREKFSKLLDKLGISQPDWISATSLGEIKKFANEVGFPVLVRPSYVLSGSSMKIAYSEEELYEYVRRATEISPKYPVVISKYIENAIEAEIDGVSDGNKVLGITLEHIEEAGVHSGDATMSIPFRKLSENNVNRMRENVLNIARELNIKGPFNVQFVVKENTPYIIELNLRASRSMPFSSKAKGINLINESMKAIFDGLDFSEDYYEPPSKYWAVKSAQFSWSQLRGAYPFLGPEMKSTGEAASFGVTFYDALLKSWLSSMPNRIPNKNGIALVYGNKNLDYLKDTADNLTRFGLTVYSISELPLQDIETIDKMKAEELVRAKKVEIIVTDGYLKKFDYNIRRTAVDYNIPIILNGRLGYEVSKAFLNYDSLTFFEISEYGGGI, from the coding sequence ATGAGAGAAACTCCAAAAAAGGTTCTGGTTATTGGATCTGGACCTATAAAAATAGCTGAAGCTGCAGAGTTTGATTACAGTGGAAGTCAAGCGTTAAAGGCATTAAAAGAGGAAGGAATAGAGACAGTATTAGTAAATTCTAACGTGGCAACAGTACAGACTAGCAAGAAATTTGCTGATAAATTATACATGTTACCAGTAGTCTGGTGGGCTGTAGAGAAGGTTATAGAGAAGGAGAGACCAGATGGTATAATGATAGGGTTTGGAGGACAAACTGCGTTGAATGTTGGAGTAGACTTGCATAAAAAGGGAGTATTACAGAAATATAATGTCAAAGTATTAGGAACGCAAATTGATGGAATAGAGAAAGCACTGAGCAGAGAAAAGTTTAGAGAAACAATGATAGAGAACAATTTACCAGTACCCCCAAGTTTATCTGCAAGGAGTGAAGAAGAGGCGATAAAGAACGCAAAAATCGTGGGATATCCAGTAATGGTGAGAGTAAGCTTTAATCTAGGCGGAAGAGGCTCTATGGTAGCGTGGACTGAAGAAGACTTGAAGAAAAATATTAGGAGAGCGTTATCCCAAAGTTACATAGGAGAAGTTCTGCTTGAGAAATATCTTTACCATTGGATAGAATTAGAATATGAGGTAATGAGAGACAAAAAGGGCAATTCTGCTGTAATAGCATGTATTGAAAATCTAGATCCGATGGGAGTCCACACTGGAGAGTCAACAGTAGTTGCTCCTTGCCAGACTTTAGATAATCTTGAATATCAAAATATGAGAACCTATACAATAGAAGTTGCAAGATCAATTAATCTAATCGGGGAGTGCAATGTACAATTTGCGCTTAACCCTAGAGGCTACGAATATTACATTATAGAAACTAACCCGAGAATGTCTAGATCAAGTGCTTTAGCTAGTAAGGCTACTGGTTATCCACTAGCATATGTTTCTGCTAAACTAGCACTAGGATACGAACTCCATGAAGTTATAAATAAAGTCTCTGGAAGGACTTGTGCATGTTTTGAACCAAGTTTAGACTATATAGTAACTAAAATCCCAAGATGGGATCTAAGCAAGTTTGAGAACGTCGATCAATCGTTAGCAACTGAGATGATGAGCGTGGGAGAGGTCATGAGTATAGGAAGATCGTTTGAGGAGAGTTTGCAGAAAGCTATAAGGATGCTAGATATTGGTGAACCTGGGGTCGTAGGTGGAAAGGTATATGAGTCCAATATGAGTAAAGAAGAAGCGCTAAAGTACCTCAAAGAAAGAAGACCATACTGGTTCTTATACGCAGCTAAAGCCTTCAAAGAGGGAGCAACAATTAATGAAGTATATGAGGTTACTGGAATTAACGAGTTCTTTTTAAATAAAATCAAAGGATTAGTAGATTTCTACGAAACTCTCAGAAAATTGAAAGAGATCGATAAGGAAACATTAAAACTCGCTAAGAAATTGGGATTTAGCGATGAGCAGATATCTAAAGCGCTAAATAAGTCTACTGAATACGTGAGAAAAATTAGATACGAAACCAACACAATACCAGTGGTAAAGCTTATAGACACGTTAGCTGGCGAATGGCCTGCAGTTACTAATTACATGTATTTAACATATAATGGTACGGAAGATGATATAGAATTCTCACAGGGGAACAAATTACTAATAATTGGTGCAGGAGGTTTTAGAATAGGAGTTTCAGTTGAGTTTGATTGGAGTGTTGTATCTCTAATGGAAGCAGGATCAAAGTACTTTGATGAAGTAGCAGTACTTAATTATAATCCGGAAACTGTCTCAACTGATTGGGATATTGCGAGGAAGCTTTATTTTGACGAAATTAGCGTGGAAAGAGTATTGGATTTAATTAAGAAGGAGAAGTTTAGATATGTTGCCACGTTTTCAGGTGGACAAATAGGCAATTCAATAGCTAAAGAGTTGGAGGAAAATGGAGTAAGGTTATTAGGAACATCGGGTAGCAGTGTAGATATCGCAGAAAATAGGGAAAAGTTCTCAAAACTATTAGATAAGTTAGGTATTTCGCAGCCGGATTGGATATCTGCAACTTCATTAGGCGAAATTAAGAAGTTTGCCAATGAAGTAGGATTTCCAGTTCTTGTAAGACCTAGTTATGTTCTAAGTGGATCGTCAATGAAAATAGCTTATTCAGAAGAGGAGCTTTATGAATATGTAAGAAGAGCTACTGAGATTTCTCCTAAATATCCAGTAGTGATTTCAAAGTACATCGAGAACGCTATAGAAGCTGAGATTGATGGAGTTTCAGATGGAAATAAGGTATTAGGAATAACATTAGAGCATATAGAAGAGGCTGGAGTCCATAGCGGAGATGCAACCATGTCAATTCCCTTTAGAAAATTGTCTGAAAATAATGTGAATAGAATGAGAGAAAATGTGTTAAATATAGCTAGAGAACTGAATATTAAAGGGCCATTCAACGTACAATTTGTGGTAAAAGAAAATACTCCATATATAATCGAATTAAATCTTAGAGCAAGTAGATCAATGCCATTTAGTAGCAAAGCAAAGGGTATAAATCTAATAAATGAGTCAATGAAAGCGATATTTGATGGTCTAGATTTCTCCGAGGATTATTATGAACCACCATCCAAGTACTGGGCGGTGAAGAGTGCTCAATTCTCTTGGTCTCAATTAAGAGGAGCTTACCCATTCTTGGGACCAGAAATGAAAAGTACTGGAGAGGCTGCATCATTTGGAGTGACATTTTATGACGCATTACTAAAGAGTTGGCTTTCGTCTATGCCTAATAGGATACCAAATAAAAATGGAATAGCGTTAGTTTATGGGAATAAAAATTTGGATTACTTAAAGGATACTGCAGATAATTTAACTAGGTTTGGACTAACGGTCTATAGTATATCTGAGCTTCCATTACAAGATATAGAAACAATAGACAAAATGAAGGCAGAGGAGCTGGTAAGAGCCAAGAAGGTAGAGATAATAGTAACGGATGGTTATCTAAAGAAATTTGATTATAACATTAGAAGAACAGCTGTTGATTATAATATTCCGATAATTCTTAACGGTAGATTAGGTTATGAGGTGAGTAAGGCTTTCCTAAATTATGACTCACTTACTTTTTTTGAAATATCTGAGTATGGAGGAGGAATATGA
- the argH gene encoding argininosuccinate lyase produces MLYRKWGSEKDEVVNYTSSVDSDREIIEEVKLTMKAHVISLYLTGYLGKETARKILVALNEFKEIGQGYEDIHEALEDFLIKKVGEDAGWIGLGRSRNDHVATALRLRLRNKLIELLTDINSLRKILLDKAKEHITTIFPSYTHLQLAQPTTFAHYLTYIEEELASRWEIIFSTLKQVNKSPLGSGAIVGTNVKIDREKEAELLGFDSIIYNTLSATSSRADILSTISELTVLMVVLSRIAEDLIFFSSNKLIKLPDSHVSTSSLMPQKRNPVTMEILRAKAAESIGMLTSLLSIYKGLPTGYNLDLQEMNKYYWLVINYTKSSIGVLSSLFSQIQVNKINIDESSLATDDAELLSISKKVPYRSTYFEIAKKVREGSYKSTLKIEDSINMKAVIGSPNFDLMANLIKIRETKLKEDEKEIEEYKLKIISKLGELQVIENEIGE; encoded by the coding sequence ATGTTATATAGAAAATGGGGATCTGAAAAAGACGAAGTAGTTAACTATACCTCATCCGTGGATAGCGATAGAGAGATTATTGAAGAAGTGAAATTAACTATGAAGGCACACGTAATTAGTCTTTATTTGACTGGATACCTTGGGAAGGAAACCGCTAGAAAGATCCTTGTTGCATTAAACGAGTTTAAAGAAATTGGCCAAGGATATGAGGATATTCATGAAGCATTAGAGGATTTCTTAATAAAGAAAGTAGGGGAGGATGCCGGATGGATAGGGTTAGGTAGGAGTAGAAATGATCACGTTGCCACAGCTTTAAGACTGAGATTAAGAAATAAGCTAATAGAACTTTTAACTGACATTAATAGCTTGAGAAAAATACTATTGGATAAAGCAAAAGAGCATATAACAACAATATTTCCCTCATATACACATTTACAATTAGCACAACCCACAACATTTGCCCACTACCTAACTTACATTGAAGAGGAGTTAGCTTCGAGGTGGGAAATAATATTTTCCACGTTAAAACAAGTTAATAAATCGCCATTAGGCTCTGGAGCAATAGTAGGGACAAACGTTAAGATTGATAGAGAAAAAGAAGCCGAACTATTAGGATTTGACAGTATAATATACAATACATTATCAGCTACTTCATCGAGAGCGGATATTCTCAGCACGATCTCGGAATTAACTGTATTAATGGTAGTACTAAGCAGAATAGCTGAGGATTTAATTTTCTTTTCGTCAAATAAATTAATTAAATTACCAGACTCTCATGTTAGCACTAGCAGTTTGATGCCCCAAAAGAGAAATCCAGTTACAATGGAGATACTACGAGCAAAGGCAGCGGAGTCTATAGGTATGCTAACTAGTTTGCTTTCCATTTACAAAGGTTTACCTACTGGATACAATCTTGATTTACAAGAGATGAATAAATATTATTGGCTTGTAATAAACTATACTAAATCTTCAATAGGAGTTTTAAGCTCACTCTTTAGTCAAATACAAGTAAATAAAATAAACATTGATGAATCTAGTTTGGCCACTGATGACGCTGAATTACTTTCCATAAGTAAGAAAGTACCTTATAGATCGACCTACTTTGAGATAGCTAAAAAAGTTAGGGAAGGTTCTTATAAGTCAACTTTAAAAATAGAGGATTCTATTAATATGAAGGCAGTAATCGGGTCTCCTAATTTTGATTTAATGGCTAATTTGATAAAAATTAGAGAAACTAAATTGAAAGAAGATGAAAAGGAAATCGAGGAGTATAAGTTAAAAATAATCTCCAAATTAGGAGAATTACAAGTGATCGAAAATGAAATTGGAGAATAA
- the carA gene encoding glutamine-hydrolyzing carbamoyl-phosphate synthase small subunit yields the protein MKLENKKGYLYLEDGTFIEGYSFGAKGIKVGEVVFTTSMNGYVESLTDPSYKGQILIITHPLVGNYGVPEKKYEQGILTNFESERIQVEGLIVAEHTYPSKWNSALTLDEWLKSENVPGVFDVDTRMIVKKIRTYGTMMGIIASELEIDDPRKYLEKKYDEIDFTQFTSPKSPIFHPNTGDMIVVVDCGIKHGILYGLYKRGFSIVRVPCSFSASKIIEYNPKGIVFSNGPGNPNLLENQIKTFSELVEYKIPILGICLGHQIATLALGGKIKKMKFGHRAINKPVIESNSNKCYISTHNHGYGIISKNDIPPNTKIWFYNPDDYTIEGLIHEKLPIITTQFHPEARPGPWDTTWVFDKFRTMVTGK from the coding sequence ATGAAATTGGAGAATAAGAAGGGTTATTTATATCTAGAGGACGGAACGTTTATTGAAGGATATAGTTTTGGAGCTAAAGGAATCAAGGTAGGAGAGGTAGTGTTTACAACTTCTATGAATGGATACGTGGAGAGTTTAACAGATCCTTCATATAAGGGTCAAATACTAATTATTACGCATCCATTAGTTGGAAATTATGGTGTACCCGAAAAGAAGTATGAACAAGGTATTCTAACCAACTTCGAGTCAGAAAGAATACAAGTTGAAGGCTTAATAGTAGCTGAGCATACATATCCTAGTAAATGGAACTCAGCGCTGACATTAGATGAGTGGCTGAAATCAGAGAACGTACCAGGAGTTTTTGATGTCGATACGAGAATGATTGTAAAAAAGATTAGAACCTATGGCACGATGATGGGAATTATAGCTTCTGAATTAGAAATAGACGATCCTAGAAAATATTTAGAAAAAAAGTACGATGAAATAGATTTCACACAATTTACATCACCCAAGTCACCAATCTTTCATCCAAATACTGGAGATATGATCGTAGTAGTGGATTGTGGAATAAAACATGGAATTTTGTACGGACTTTATAAGAGAGGATTCTCAATTGTTAGAGTCCCTTGCAGTTTTAGTGCTAGTAAGATAATTGAGTATAATCCTAAGGGAATTGTATTTAGTAATGGTCCAGGTAATCCCAATTTGCTAGAAAATCAAATCAAGACGTTCTCTGAATTAGTGGAGTATAAGATTCCAATCTTAGGTATTTGCTTAGGGCATCAAATAGCAACTCTAGCACTGGGAGGTAAAATTAAGAAAATGAAATTCGGACATAGGGCAATAAACAAACCAGTAATTGAAAGCAATTCAAATAAATGCTATATATCCACTCATAATCATGGATATGGTATAATATCTAAAAACGATATCCCGCCTAATACTAAAATTTGGTTCTATAATCCAGACGATTATACAATAGAAGGCTTAATCCATGAAAAATTACCAATTATCACTACACAATTTCATCCTGAAGCTAGACCAGGTCCTTGGGATACAACTTGGGTATTTGATAAATTTAGAACTATGGTGACTGGAAAATGA
- a CDS encoding adenosine-specific kinase — MSIKIDVVRIDIPEGTNVIIGQSHFIKTVEDLYETLSSSSPNLKFGIAFNEASSKRLIRYDGNDQELIKLAIENAKKIGAGHVFVIYLKNGYPINVLNRIKNVEEVVRIFVATANPLQVIVAETDQGRGVIGVVDGYAPLGVESEADIQERKEFLRKIGYKR, encoded by the coding sequence ATGAGCATAAAAATAGATGTTGTAAGAATAGATATACCAGAAGGAACTAATGTAATTATAGGGCAGTCTCATTTTATTAAGACAGTTGAAGACTTGTATGAGACCTTATCGTCAAGTAGCCCGAATCTAAAGTTCGGCATAGCATTCAACGAAGCTAGCAGTAAAAGACTTATAAGGTATGATGGAAACGATCAAGAGCTGATTAAGCTTGCAATTGAGAACGCAAAGAAAATAGGCGCAGGCCACGTTTTTGTGATCTACCTAAAGAACGGTTATCCAATTAATGTCTTGAATAGAATAAAAAACGTAGAGGAAGTTGTTAGAATATTCGTAGCTACAGCTAACCCATTACAAGTTATAGTAGCTGAAACAGATCAAGGAAGAGGTGTAATTGGTGTAGTAGATGGGTACGCCCCATTAGGTGTTGAGTCCGAGGCTGATATACAAGAGAGGAAGGAGTTCTTGAGGAAGATCGGATATAAGAGATAA